A portion of the Burkholderiales bacterium genome contains these proteins:
- the bioF gene encoding 8-amino-7-oxononanoate synthase → MSDPLIASLERALASREAAGLARRRRTIGSRAGPRVVVDGRELVSFAGNDYLGLAGDEALADAAAQAAHRWGVGSTASHLVCGHYAPHEALEGELARWAGPCEGARAVTFSTGYLANLAIVSALADRETEVHADRLNHACLNDGALLARARLVRYAHRDTGALARRLRESRAPRKLIATDAVFSMDGDIAPLAELAALAHAHDAWLVVDDAHGFGVLGGGRGTLAALRVSSPRIVLMGTLGKAAGVAGAFVAAHPAVIETLVQTARPYVFTTASPPMLAQTLLASLARLREGDDRRARLARHVARFRAGAASLPWKLGDSTTPIQPLVVGDNLRAVGLARALESRGLFVPAIRPPTVPEGTARLRVSFSAAHVEADVDRLLDALHAVAREGR, encoded by the coding sequence ATGTCCGACCCGCTGATCGCGTCGCTCGAGCGCGCGCTCGCCTCGCGCGAGGCGGCGGGCCTCGCGCGGCGGCGCCGCACGATCGGCTCGCGGGCCGGCCCGCGCGTCGTCGTCGATGGCCGCGAACTCGTCTCGTTCGCGGGCAACGACTATCTCGGGCTCGCCGGCGACGAGGCGCTCGCCGACGCGGCCGCGCAGGCCGCGCATCGCTGGGGCGTCGGCTCGACCGCCTCGCACCTCGTCTGCGGCCACTACGCGCCGCACGAGGCGCTCGAAGGCGAACTCGCCCGCTGGGCGGGCCCCTGCGAGGGCGCGCGCGCGGTGACGTTCTCGACCGGCTACCTCGCGAACCTCGCGATCGTCTCGGCGCTCGCCGACCGCGAGACCGAAGTGCATGCGGACCGCCTGAACCACGCCTGCCTCAACGACGGCGCGCTCCTCGCTCGCGCGCGGCTCGTCCGCTACGCGCACCGCGACACCGGCGCGCTCGCCCGGCGGCTCCGCGAATCGCGCGCGCCGCGCAAGCTCATCGCGACCGATGCGGTGTTCAGCATGGACGGGGACATCGCGCCGCTCGCGGAACTCGCCGCGCTCGCCCACGCGCACGACGCCTGGCTCGTCGTCGACGACGCGCACGGCTTCGGCGTGCTGGGCGGCGGCCGGGGCACGCTCGCCGCGCTTCGCGTCTCGTCGCCGCGCATCGTGCTGATGGGTACGCTCGGCAAGGCCGCGGGCGTGGCCGGCGCGTTCGTCGCGGCGCACCCCGCGGTGATCGAGACGCTCGTGCAGACGGCCCGGCCCTACGTGTTCACGACCGCGTCGCCGCCGATGCTCGCGCAGACGCTCCTCGCGAGCCTCGCGAGGCTCCGCGAGGGCGACGACCGGCGGGCGCGGCTCGCGCGCCACGTCGCGCGGTTTCGCGCGGGCGCGGCGTCGCTCCCCTGGAAGCTCGGCGACTCGACGACGCCGATCCAGCCGCTCGTCGTCGGCGACAACCTGCGCGCGGTCGGTCTCGCGCGCGCGCTCGAATCGCGCGGGCTGTTCGTGCCCGCCATCCGCCCGCCGACCGTTCCCGAGGGCACGGCGCGGCTTCGCGTCTCGTTCTCGGCGGCGCACGTCGAGGCCGACGTCGACCGGTTGCTCGACGCGCTGCACGCCGTCGCCCGCGAGGGACGATGA
- a CDS encoding uracil-DNA glycosylase family protein: MTTGRPPTLSALLAQVRGCRVCEPHLPLGPRPVLQVGAGARILVVGQAPGARVHATGVPWDDASGVRLRTWMGVGDDAFYDDARIAIIPIGLCYPGRGASGDLPPRPECAGLWFDRLVSRLPDIALTLAVGDHAQRHVLRGRRKGTLTATVRAWREYAPRVFPLPHPSPRNQPWLARHPWFERDLVPELRARAGHIARQGRRARR, encoded by the coding sequence ATGACCACCGGTCGCCCCCCGACGCTCTCCGCGCTGCTCGCCCAGGTGCGCGGCTGCCGGGTCTGCGAACCGCACCTGCCGCTCGGGCCCCGTCCGGTGCTGCAGGTCGGCGCGGGCGCGCGCATCCTCGTCGTCGGCCAGGCGCCCGGCGCGCGCGTGCACGCCACCGGCGTTCCGTGGGACGACGCGAGCGGAGTGCGCCTGCGCACTTGGATGGGCGTCGGCGACGACGCGTTCTACGACGACGCGCGGATCGCCATCATCCCGATCGGCCTGTGCTATCCGGGCCGCGGGGCGAGCGGCGACCTGCCGCCGCGTCCCGAGTGCGCCGGGCTGTGGTTCGACCGGCTCGTCTCGCGCCTGCCGGACATCGCGTTGACGCTCGCCGTCGGCGACCACGCGCAGCGCCACGTCCTGCGCGGGCGCCGGAAGGGAACGCTGACCGCCACCGTGCGCGCGTGGCGCGAATACGCTCCGCGCGTCTTTCCGCTGCCGCATCCCTCGCCGCGCAACCAGCCGTGGCTCGCGCGCCACCCCTGGTTCGAGCGCGACCTCGTTCCGGAGCTTCGTGCGCGCGCGGGACACATCGCCCGTCAGGGCAGGAGGGCTCGACGATGA
- the ctaD gene encoding cytochrome c oxidase subunit I, giving the protein MSSISHDPVAHGHDHGHDEHAHRPGGIMRWITTTNHKDIGTLYLWFSFTMFIVGGLMALTIRAELFQPGLQIVHPEFFNQMTSLHGLIMVFGAIMPAAVGFANWMIPLQIGAPDMAFARMNNWSFWLLPPAAIMLVASLFVPGGSVAAGWTMYPPLTIQNGMGMDFTIFAIHIMGASSIMGSINIITTILNLRAPGMTLMKMPLFCWTWLITAYLLIAVMPVLAGAVTMLLTDRHFGTSFFNAAGGGDPVLFQHIFWFFGHPEVYIIIMPAFGLVSEIIPVYSRKPLFGYASMVYAVAGIAILSFIVWAHHMFTVGMPTAGQLFYMYATMLIAVPTGVKVFNWLATMWRGSITFETPMLFALGFLFMFTIGGFTGLVLAIVPVDIQLHDTYYVVAHFHYVMVAGSLFAFFGAVYHWIPKWTGTMYDEKLGRWHFWLSLVFFNVAFFPMHFAGLAGMPRRIPDYATQFTDWNMLSSIGAFGFGLSQLVFLYAVLKCIRGDGAKAPAKPWEGATTLEWTVPSPAPYHTFETPPVVK; this is encoded by the coding sequence ATGAGCAGCATTTCGCACGACCCCGTCGCCCACGGCCACGACCACGGTCACGACGAGCACGCGCACCGCCCGGGCGGAATCATGCGGTGGATCACGACCACCAACCACAAGGACATCGGCACGCTGTACCTGTGGTTCAGCTTCACGATGTTCATCGTCGGCGGCCTGATGGCGCTCACCATCCGCGCCGAATTGTTCCAGCCCGGCCTGCAGATCGTGCACCCCGAGTTCTTCAACCAGATGACCTCGCTGCACGGCCTCATCATGGTGTTCGGCGCGATCATGCCCGCGGCCGTCGGCTTCGCGAACTGGATGATCCCGCTGCAGATCGGCGCGCCCGACATGGCGTTCGCGCGCATGAACAACTGGAGCTTCTGGCTGCTGCCGCCCGCCGCGATCATGCTGGTCGCGTCGCTGTTCGTGCCCGGCGGGTCGGTCGCCGCCGGCTGGACGATGTACCCGCCGCTCACGATCCAGAACGGCATGGGGATGGACTTCACGATCTTCGCGATCCACATCATGGGCGCGTCGTCGATCATGGGGTCGATCAACATCATCACGACGATCCTGAACCTGCGCGCGCCCGGCATGACGCTGATGAAGATGCCGCTGTTCTGCTGGACCTGGCTCATCACCGCGTACCTGCTGATCGCCGTGATGCCGGTCCTCGCCGGCGCGGTGACGATGCTGCTCACCGACCGCCACTTCGGCACCTCGTTCTTCAACGCGGCCGGCGGCGGCGACCCGGTGCTGTTCCAGCACATCTTCTGGTTCTTCGGGCACCCCGAGGTCTACATCATCATCATGCCGGCGTTCGGCCTCGTCTCGGAGATCATCCCGGTCTACTCGCGCAAGCCGCTGTTCGGCTACGCGTCGATGGTCTACGCGGTCGCCGGCATCGCGATCCTGTCGTTCATCGTGTGGGCGCACCACATGTTCACGGTGGGCATGCCGACCGCGGGCCAGCTCTTCTACATGTACGCGACGATGCTGATCGCGGTGCCCACCGGCGTGAAGGTGTTCAACTGGCTCGCGACGATGTGGCGCGGCTCGATCACCTTCGAGACCCCGATGCTGTTCGCGCTGGGCTTCCTGTTCATGTTCACGATCGGGGGCTTCACCGGCCTCGTGCTCGCGATCGTGCCGGTGGACATCCAGCTCCACGACACCTACTACGTGGTCGCGCACTTCCACTACGTGATGGTCGCGGGCAGCCTGTTCGCGTTCTTCGGCGCGGTCTACCACTGGATCCCGAAGTGGACCGGCACGATGTACGACGAGAAGCTCGGCCGGTGGCATTTCTGGCTGTCGCTCGTGTTCTTCAACGTGGCGTTCTTCCCGATGCACTTCGCGGGGCTGGCCGGCATGCCGCGCCGGATCCCGGACTACGCGACGCAGTTCACCGACTGGAACATGCTCTCGTCGATCGGCGCGTTCGGCTTCGGTCTCTCGCAGCTCGTGTTCCTCTACGCGGTGCTGAAGTGCATCCGCGGCGACGGCGCGAAGGCGCCGGCGAAGCCCTGGGAAGGCGCGACGACGCTCGAGTGGACGGTGCCCTCGCCGGCGCCCTACCACACGTTCGAGACGCCTCCGGTCGTCAAGTGA
- a CDS encoding cytochrome c oxidase assembly protein — protein sequence MSEAPAATREDNRGLFLRLVVIAAAMFAFGYALVPFYDKICRVTGLRDIARPDEVRNTQVDATRTVRVELDANTRGLPWRFRPLETAIDVHPGAVNQVEFEIVNETGRPVIGQAIPSYAPRSAGRYFRKLDCFCFTTQTLAPGERRRMPVVFVLDGELPADTHTITLSYTFFEVENAAAAAKGSAATGS from the coding sequence ATGAGCGAGGCCCCCGCCGCGACGCGCGAGGACAACCGCGGCCTGTTCCTGCGCCTCGTCGTGATCGCGGCCGCGATGTTCGCTTTCGGCTACGCGCTGGTGCCGTTCTACGACAAGATCTGCCGGGTGACCGGCCTGCGCGACATCGCGCGGCCCGACGAGGTCCGGAACACGCAGGTCGACGCGACGCGCACGGTCAGGGTCGAACTCGACGCGAACACGCGGGGGCTGCCGTGGCGGTTCCGGCCGCTCGAGACCGCGATCGACGTGCATCCGGGCGCGGTCAACCAGGTCGAGTTCGAGATCGTCAACGAGACCGGGCGTCCGGTCATCGGCCAGGCGATCCCGAGCTACGCGCCGAGGAGCGCCGGCCGGTATTTCCGCAAGCTCGACTGCTTCTGCTTCACGACGCAGACGCTCGCGCCGGGCGAGCGGCGCCGCATGCCGGTCGTGTTCGTGCTCGACGGCGAACTGCCCGCCGACACGCACACGATCACGCTGTCGTACACGTTCTTCGAGGTGGAGAACGCGGCCGCGGCGGCCAAGGGGAGCGCGGCGACGGGCTCGTGA
- a CDS encoding tRNA (cytidine(34)-2'-O)-methyltransferase, translated as MFAIVLVHPEIPPNTGNVIRLAANTGCELHLVEPLGFAMSDRELKRAGLDYHEYAPVRVHRDVAACRAVLDTPLPRRWLAFTTRATRTFHEHRFHPGDALVFGRESDGLPDAVVAEFDAASLLRIPMRPGMRSLNLSNAVAVAVYEAWRQNGFG; from the coding sequence GTGTTCGCGATCGTCCTCGTCCATCCGGAAATTCCGCCCAACACCGGCAACGTGATCCGGCTCGCGGCGAACACCGGATGCGAACTCCATCTGGTCGAGCCGCTCGGCTTCGCGATGTCCGACCGCGAGTTGAAGCGCGCCGGCCTCGACTACCACGAATACGCGCCGGTCCGCGTGCATCGCGACGTCGCCGCCTGCCGCGCCGTGCTCGACACCCCGCTCCCGCGCCGCTGGCTCGCCTTCACGACCCGCGCGACGCGCACGTTCCACGAGCACCGGTTCCACCCCGGCGACGCCCTGGTGTTCGGCCGCGAGTCCGACGGCCTGCCGGACGCCGTCGTGGCGGAGTTCGACGCCGCGTCGCTGCTGCGCATCCCGATGCGGCCCGGCATGAGGAGCCTCAACCTGTCGAACGCCGTGGCCGTGGCGGTGTACGAGGCGTGGCGGCAGAACGGGTTCGGCTGA
- the bioC gene encoding malonyl-ACP O-methyltransferase BioC, whose protein sequence is MTQADPRAPDPRAVRRAFGRAAATYDGAAILQREIGARLASRLDVVKLAPATILDGGCGTGRAVGELAARFPGARVVAIDAACPMVAAARERSARGRSVFTKLVAPLARGARPPVFACADIASLPLAAGSVELVWSNLVLQWVDDLPRAFRECRRVLSTGGLFAFSTFGPDTLRELREAFAGVDAHTHVARFADMHDVGDMLLQAGFADPVTEMEMITVTYATPRALLAELKAIGATNQTRGRPRGLTGRRRHRAVVDALAGLARDGRVPATFEVVYGHAWKGEPKRTAEGLPIVRLERRR, encoded by the coding sequence ATGACGCAGGCTGATCCTCGCGCGCCGGATCCGCGCGCGGTGCGCCGCGCCTTCGGCCGCGCCGCGGCGACCTACGACGGCGCCGCGATCCTGCAGCGCGAGATCGGCGCGCGGCTCGCCTCGCGCCTCGACGTCGTGAAGCTCGCGCCGGCCACGATCCTCGACGGCGGCTGCGGCACCGGCCGCGCGGTCGGCGAACTCGCGGCACGCTTTCCCGGCGCGCGCGTGGTCGCGATCGACGCCGCGTGTCCGATGGTCGCCGCCGCGCGCGAACGTTCCGCGCGCGGCCGCTCGGTGTTCACGAAGCTCGTCGCCCCGCTCGCGCGCGGTGCCCGCCCGCCGGTGTTCGCCTGCGCCGACATCGCGTCGCTCCCGCTCGCCGCGGGCAGCGTGGAACTGGTCTGGTCGAACCTCGTGCTGCAGTGGGTCGACGACCTGCCGCGCGCGTTTCGCGAGTGCCGGCGCGTGCTCTCGACGGGCGGCCTGTTCGCGTTCTCGACCTTCGGTCCCGACACGCTGCGCGAACTGCGCGAGGCCTTCGCCGGCGTCGACGCGCACACCCACGTCGCGCGCTTCGCCGACATGCACGACGTGGGCGACATGCTGCTGCAGGCGGGGTTCGCCGATCCGGTGACCGAGATGGAGATGATCACCGTGACCTACGCGACGCCTCGGGCGCTGCTCGCCGAACTGAAGGCGATCGGCGCCACCAACCAGACGCGGGGACGCCCGCGCGGACTCACCGGCCGGCGGCGCCATCGGGCCGTCGTCGACGCGCTCGCCGGGCTCGCGCGCGACGGGCGGGTGCCGGCGACCTTCGAAGTCGTCTACGGACACGCGTGGAAGGGCGAGCCGAAGCGAACCGCCGAGGGCCTGCCGATCGTCCGCCTGGAGCGGCGGCGATGA
- a CDS encoding ComF family protein: protein MTGMLDNWRARSRALVAAAWPPHCVLCGRATPGGPWCAPCAEAVAMPEGACPACALPSPGGAACGRCLVHPPAFDATLAVGPYRFPLDRLVIRLKYAGHLPLACALGHRLGEVARASGAAARVEALVPMPLAPERQRERGANQAREIACAAARTTRLPIEGALRRTRHAAPQASLGRRERARSLRGAFVATRPLAGARLALVDDVMTSGATAAAAASALRRAGAARVEVWVVARSLAD, encoded by the coding sequence GTGACCGGAATGCTTGACAACTGGCGCGCCCGCTCGCGTGCGCTCGTCGCCGCGGCGTGGCCACCGCATTGCGTGCTCTGCGGTCGCGCGACGCCCGGCGGCCCGTGGTGCGCGCCCTGCGCCGAAGCCGTCGCGATGCCGGAGGGCGCCTGCCCGGCCTGCGCGCTGCCGTCTCCCGGCGGCGCCGCCTGCGGGCGGTGTCTCGTCCATCCCCCCGCGTTCGACGCGACGCTCGCCGTCGGCCCCTACCGCTTCCCGCTCGACCGGCTCGTGATTCGCCTCAAGTACGCGGGCCACCTGCCGCTCGCCTGCGCGCTCGGCCACCGGCTGGGCGAGGTCGCGCGCGCCTCGGGGGCCGCCGCGCGCGTCGAGGCGCTGGTGCCGATGCCGCTCGCCCCGGAACGTCAGCGCGAACGCGGCGCGAACCAGGCCCGCGAGATCGCGTGCGCGGCCGCTCGGACCACCCGACTGCCGATCGAAGGGGCGCTGCGCCGGACGCGTCACGCCGCTCCGCAAGCCTCGCTCGGGCGGCGCGAGCGCGCGCGCAGCCTGCGCGGGGCGTTCGTCGCGACCCGTCCGCTCGCCGGAGCGCGCCTCGCGCTGGTCGACGACGTGATGACGAGCGGCGCCACCGCGGCGGCCGCCGCGTCGGCGCTGCGCCGCGCCGGCGCCGCGCGCGTCGAGGTCTGGGTCGTCGCCCGCAGCCTCGCCGACTGA
- the coxB gene encoding cytochrome c oxidase subunit II, producing MERNSRGSRGRGLAAATFAGLAALPLAAHAVPAWNLQTPVTEVARQQFDLHVFIMVVCTVIFVGVFGVLTYSLFKHRKSVGHQAEHFHENTVVEIVWTVIPFVILLAMAYPATKTVLAMKDTSASELTVKVTGYQWKWNYDYLQDGFGFYSNLATPLAQIEGREPRGEHYLLEVDNPMVVPVDTKVRVLITAGDVIHAWWVPAFGVKQDAIPGFVRDSWFKVDKVGVYRGQCAELCGKEHGFMPIVVDVRSKEDYAKWAAEQKGKAAAAAEDPSKVWDMKDLVARGEKVFAAHCVACHQATGKGVPGAFPALDGSKVVLGPPAAQIATVLDGRPNTAMAPFKQLSDTDLASVITYTRNAWSNRTGQAIQPAQIQAARSK from the coding sequence ATGGAGCGCAATTCCAGGGGAAGCCGGGGCAGAGGCCTCGCCGCCGCAACCTTCGCCGGGCTGGCGGCGCTGCCGTTGGCGGCGCACGCCGTGCCCGCGTGGAACCTGCAGACGCCGGTCACCGAGGTCGCGCGCCAGCAGTTCGACCTGCACGTGTTCATCATGGTCGTCTGCACGGTGATCTTCGTCGGCGTGTTCGGCGTGCTGACCTATTCGCTGTTCAAGCACCGGAAGTCGGTCGGCCACCAGGCGGAGCACTTCCACGAGAACACCGTCGTCGAGATCGTGTGGACGGTGATACCGTTCGTGATCCTGCTCGCGATGGCCTACCCCGCGACGAAGACCGTCCTCGCGATGAAGGACACCTCGGCGTCGGAGCTGACCGTCAAGGTCACCGGCTACCAGTGGAAGTGGAACTACGACTACCTGCAGGACGGCTTCGGCTTCTACTCGAACCTCGCGACGCCGCTCGCGCAGATCGAGGGCCGCGAGCCCAGGGGCGAGCACTACCTGCTCGAGGTCGACAACCCGATGGTGGTTCCGGTCGACACCAAGGTCCGCGTGCTGATCACGGCGGGCGACGTGATCCACGCGTGGTGGGTGCCGGCGTTCGGCGTGAAGCAGGACGCCATTCCGGGATTCGTCCGCGACTCGTGGTTCAAGGTGGACAAGGTCGGCGTCTACCGCGGCCAGTGCGCGGAGCTCTGCGGCAAGGAGCACGGGTTCATGCCGATCGTCGTCGACGTGCGGTCGAAGGAGGACTACGCGAAGTGGGCGGCCGAGCAGAAGGGCAAGGCGGCCGCCGCGGCCGAGGACCCGTCGAAGGTCTGGGACATGAAGGATCTGGTCGCGCGCGGCGAGAAGGTGTTCGCGGCCCACTGCGTGGCCTGTCACCAGGCGACCGGCAAGGGCGTGCCCGGCGCGTTCCCGGCGCTCGACGGCTCGAAGGTCGTGCTGGGTCCGCCGGCCGCGCAGATCGCGACGGTGCTCGATGGCCGGCCGAACACCGCGATGGCGCCGTTCAAGCAGCTGTCCGACACCGACCTCGCGTCGGTCATCACCTACACGCGGAACGCCTGGAGCAACCGCACCGGCCAGGCGATCCAGCCGGCCCAGATCCAGGCCGCCCGAAGCAAGTGA
- a CDS encoding DUF2244 domain-containing protein yields the protein MPVTVSLPPSDTAFRVVASRNNSLASRQRWTVYGAFAAGSLALAFALVAGGAWPVLPYSVLELACLAVAFVLIERRAGDVDRLTLEGDRVVVEQWRHGRGSRREFNRQWLRVEVDARGWAREPRVVLRSGRDEVRFGDTLAACERAGLARTIRGALRER from the coding sequence ATGCCCGTCACGGTCAGCCTCCCGCCCTCCGACACCGCCTTCCGCGTCGTCGCCAGCCGCAACAACTCGCTCGCGTCCCGGCAGCGCTGGACGGTGTACGGCGCGTTCGCGGCGGGGAGCCTCGCGCTCGCGTTCGCGCTCGTGGCCGGCGGGGCGTGGCCGGTGTTGCCGTACTCGGTGCTCGAACTCGCCTGCCTCGCGGTCGCGTTCGTGCTGATCGAGAGGCGCGCGGGCGACGTGGACCGGCTGACGCTCGAGGGCGACCGCGTGGTCGTCGAGCAATGGCGGCACGGACGAGGGAGCCGGCGCGAGTTCAACCGGCAGTGGCTGCGCGTCGAGGTCGACGCGCGGGGGTGGGCGCGCGAGCCTCGCGTCGTGCTGCGCAGCGGCCGCGACGAGGTGCGCTTCGGCGACACGCTCGCGGCCTGCGAGCGCGCCGGTCTCGCGCGGACGATCAGGGGAGCGCTTCGCGAGCGCTAG
- the bioB gene encoding biotin synthase BioB has translation MLDEPQDLRAQDARADRRADLGAERRPARWSTDDVEALFELPFSDLVFRAQQVHRAHHDPNAVQLSTLLSVKTGGCPEDCAYCPQAARHRTGLAAEAMLGLDAVLGAARAAKAAGATRFCMGAAWRGPKDRDLEPVLDMVRGVKALGLETCCTLGMLKDGQAEALRDAGLDYYNHNLDTAPEFYGEIVSTRAQQDRLDTLSRVREAGLRVCCGGIVGMGESRRARAGLIAALASLDPPPDSVPINHLVQVAGTPLHDVLHGERAIEPLEFVRTIAAARITMPRSMVRLSAGRRELGEAVQALCFLAGANSIFYGDRLLTTGNPDVEDDRALFAKLGLAGA, from the coding sequence ATGCTCGACGAACCCCAGGATCTCCGCGCGCAGGACGCCCGCGCCGATCGCCGCGCCGACCTCGGGGCCGAACGCCGTCCGGCCCGCTGGTCCACCGACGACGTGGAGGCGCTCTTCGAACTGCCGTTCTCCGATCTCGTGTTCCGGGCGCAGCAGGTCCACCGCGCGCACCACGACCCGAACGCGGTCCAGTTGTCGACGCTGCTGTCGGTGAAGACCGGCGGCTGCCCGGAGGACTGCGCGTACTGTCCGCAGGCGGCGCGCCACCGCACCGGCCTCGCGGCGGAGGCGATGCTCGGGCTCGACGCCGTGCTCGGCGCGGCGCGTGCCGCGAAGGCCGCCGGCGCGACGCGCTTCTGCATGGGCGCGGCGTGGCGCGGCCCGAAGGACCGCGACCTCGAGCCGGTCCTCGACATGGTCCGCGGCGTCAAGGCGCTCGGCCTCGAGACCTGCTGCACGCTCGGCATGCTGAAGGACGGACAGGCCGAGGCGCTGCGCGACGCCGGCCTCGACTACTACAACCACAACCTCGACACCGCGCCCGAGTTCTACGGCGAGATCGTCTCGACGCGCGCGCAGCAGGACCGCCTCGACACGCTCTCGCGCGTGCGCGAGGCGGGCCTGCGCGTGTGCTGCGGCGGCATCGTCGGCATGGGCGAGTCGCGGCGCGCGCGCGCCGGGCTCATCGCCGCGCTCGCGAGCCTCGATCCGCCGCCCGATTCGGTGCCGATCAACCACCTGGTCCAGGTCGCCGGCACGCCGCTCCACGACGTCCTGCACGGCGAGCGCGCGATCGAGCCGCTCGAGTTCGTGCGCACGATCGCGGCGGCGCGCATCACGATGCCCCGCTCGATGGTGCGCCTGTCCGCCGGTCGCCGCGAACTGGGCGAGGCGGTGCAGGCCCTGTGCTTCCTCGCCGGCGCGAACTCGATCTTCTACGGCGACCGGCTGCTCACCACCGGCAATCCCGACGTCGAGGACGACCGCGCGCTGTTCGCGAAGCTCGGGCTCGCCGGCGCCTAG
- the bioH gene encoding pimeloyl-ACP methyl ester esterase BioH, with amino-acid sequence MSATLERAGLHVESVGAGPPLVLLHGWAMHSGLFGPLLPGLADRFRVHAVDLPGHGRSQAAAPDTLDGYVDAVARSIGAREALTVLGWSFGGQVALRWASREGDRVTRLVLVCTSPRFVAAPDWPHAMAAATLARFGDDLVSDWRQTLLRFLTLQVQGSDEGRRALAHLRRQLFARGDPKRSSIAAALRVLAATDLRAEVRSVTAPALAIAGERDTLAPAAAGAWLARAMPDARFARIDGAAHAPFLSHRAAFDRALAGFLHDAG; translated from the coding sequence ATGAGCGCGACGCTCGAGCGCGCCGGACTGCACGTCGAGTCGGTCGGCGCGGGCCCGCCGCTCGTGCTGCTGCACGGCTGGGCGATGCACTCGGGCCTGTTCGGGCCGCTCCTCCCCGGGCTCGCCGATCGCTTCCGCGTGCACGCGGTCGACCTTCCGGGTCACGGGAGGTCGCAGGCCGCGGCGCCGGACACGCTCGACGGGTACGTCGACGCGGTCGCGCGTTCGATCGGCGCGCGCGAGGCGCTCACCGTGCTGGGCTGGTCGTTCGGCGGGCAGGTCGCGCTGCGCTGGGCGTCGCGCGAGGGAGACCGCGTGACGCGCCTCGTGCTCGTCTGCACGTCGCCGCGCTTCGTCGCGGCGCCCGACTGGCCGCACGCGATGGCCGCCGCGACGCTCGCGCGCTTCGGCGACGACCTCGTCTCCGACTGGCGCCAGACGCTGCTGCGGTTCCTGACGCTGCAGGTGCAGGGCAGCGACGAGGGCCGGCGCGCGCTCGCCCACCTGCGTCGCCAGCTCTTCGCGCGGGGCGATCCGAAGCGATCGTCGATCGCGGCAGCGCTTCGCGTGCTCGCCGCCACCGATCTCCGCGCCGAGGTGCGGTCGGTGACCGCGCCCGCGCTCGCGATCGCGGGCGAACGCGACACGCTCGCGCCGGCGGCGGCGGGCGCGTGGCTCGCGCGGGCGATGCCCGACGCGCGCTTCGCACGGATCGACGGTGCCGCGCATGCCCCGTTCCTCTCGCATCGCGCGGCGTTCGACCGCGCGCTCGCCGGCTTCCTCCATGACGCAGGCTGA
- the bioD gene encoding dethiobiotin synthase, with product MTRTLFVTGTDTGIGKTHACVALLSALAAAGYRAVGMKPVAAGIDPGAHANADVDALARAGNVVAPVADRNPYAFADAIAPHVAAARERRAIDLERIARAHARLAERADAVVVEGAGGPLVPLSGGCDMLDVAKRLRAPVLLVVGVRLGCLGHALAAELAIRARGLAFAGWIANRIDPAMEAADESVTTLAARLPGPLVADLAWGEGGPLPAGALARAGFGPPTEPGRPAPGADP from the coding sequence ATGACGCGCACGCTCTTCGTCACCGGCACCGACACCGGGATCGGCAAGACGCACGCCTGCGTGGCGCTCCTGTCCGCGCTCGCGGCCGCCGGGTACCGCGCGGTCGGCATGAAGCCGGTCGCGGCGGGCATCGATCCGGGCGCGCACGCGAACGCGGACGTCGACGCCCTCGCGCGCGCCGGCAACGTCGTCGCGCCGGTCGCCGACCGCAATCCCTACGCGTTCGCCGACGCGATCGCGCCGCACGTGGCCGCGGCGCGCGAGCGGCGCGCGATCGACCTCGAACGCATCGCCCGCGCGCACGCGCGCCTCGCGGAGCGCGCCGATGCCGTCGTCGTCGAGGGGGCGGGCGGGCCGCTCGTGCCGCTCTCGGGCGGATGCGACATGCTCGACGTCGCGAAGCGGCTCCGCGCGCCGGTCCTGCTGGTGGTCGGCGTGCGGCTGGGGTGCCTCGGTCACGCGCTGGCCGCCGAACTGGCGATCCGCGCGCGGGGGCTCGCGTTCGCCGGCTGGATCGCGAACCGGATCGATCCCGCGATGGAAGCGGCCGACGAGAGCGTGACGACGCTCGCCGCGCGGCTCCCCGGGCCACTGGTGGCGGACCTCGCCTGGGGTGAAGGCGGCCCGTTGCCCGCGGGCGCGCTCGCCCGGGCGGGGTTCGGCCCGCCGACAGAACCGGGCCGGCCCGCGCCGGGGGCGGATCCATGA